In one Solanum dulcamara chromosome 1, daSolDulc1.2, whole genome shotgun sequence genomic region, the following are encoded:
- the LOC129879904 gene encoding fructose-1,6-bisphosphatase, cytosolic-like, protein MDHAADAHRTDLMTITRFVLNEQSKYPESRGDFTILLSHIVLGCKFVCTAVNKAGLAKLLGLAGETNVQGEDQKKLDVLSNEVFIKALVSSGRTCILVSEEDEEATFVEPAKRGKYCVVFDPLDGSSNIDCGVSIGTIFGIYMMKDAHEPTLDDVLQPGKNMLAAGYCMYGSSCTLVLSTGKGVNGFTLDPSLGEFILTHPDIKIPKKGKIYSVNEGNAKNWDGPTSKYVESCKFPKDGSSPKSLRYIGSMVADVHRTLLYGGIFLYPADKKSPNGKLRVLYEVFPMSFLMEQAGGQAFTGKERALDLVPTKIHERAPIFLGSYDDVEEIKRLYAAEEKN, encoded by the exons ATGGATCACGCAGCAGATGCTCATCGGACTGATTTGATGACCATCACTAGGTTCGTGTTGAATGAACAGAGTAAATACCCTGAATCTCGCGGAGACTTCACTATTTTGCTCAGTCACATTGTTCTTGGCTGCAAATTTGTTTGTACTGCTGTTAACAAG GCAGGTTTGGCCAAACTCCTTGGGCTTGCCGGTGAGACTAATGTGCAG GGTGAAGACCAAAAGAAACTGGATGTACtctcaaatgaagttttcatcaaggCTTTGGTCAGCAGTGGCCGAACA TGCATTCTTGTGtctgaagaagatgaagaggctACTTTCGTAGAGCCAGCTAAGCGTGGAAA GTACTGTGTAGTTTTTGATCCTCTGGATGGATCTTCCAACATTGATTGTGGTGTTTCTATTGGAACG ATCTTTGGGATTTACATGATGAAAGATGCTCATGAGCCAACACTAGATGATGTCTTGCAACCTGGAAAGAATATGTTAGCTGCTGGATACTGCATGTATGGAAGTTCTTGTACG CTTGTCTTGAGCACTGGAAAAGGTGTTAATGGCTTTACACTTGACCCCTCTTTAGGCGAGTTCATCTTAACTCATCCCGATATCAAG ATCCCTAAGAAAGGCAAGATTTATTCAGTGAATGAAGGAAATGCCAAGAACTGGGATGGTCCAACATCCAA ATATGTGGAGAGCTGCAAGTTCCCCAAGGATGGTTCTTCACCCAAATCGTTAAGATATATTGGAAG CATGGTAGCTGATGTTCATCGTACATTACTCTACGGAGGTATCTTTTTGTACCCAGCTGATAAGAAAAGCCCCAACGGGAAGCTGCG GGTTCTCTATGAAGTATTTCCCATGTCATTTCTGATGGAACAAGCAGGAGGTCAAGCATTTACCGGAAAGGAGCGG GCACTAGACTTAGTTCCTACGAAGATACATGAAAGGGCACCGATATTCCTTGGTAGTTATGATGATGTGGAGGAGATCAAAAGGCTTTATGCTGCTGAAGAGAAAAACTAA
- the LOC129879913 gene encoding octanoyltransferase LIP2, mitochondrial-like, with protein sequence MRRSLEVWKMGTVNYLEALKLQEKLASDRKALKITDTLLSLQHPPTYTVGKRETVHNLLIPDSELKSIGAELHNTQRGGDITFHGPHQAILYPIVSLRDIGLGARKYVEKLELTMIELASVYGVKAQVGQRCETGVWVKDRKIGAIGVRISSGITSHGLAFNMDPDLNYFKHIVPCGIVDKDVTSLKKEADVELPAEEVIQEELIACFVRIFGYNDVILKDREVASN encoded by the coding sequence ATGAGGCGTAGTCTTGAAGTTTGGAAGATGGGCACTGTCAATTATCTGGAGGCACTGAAGCTGCAAGAGAAGCTGGCTTCTGATAGAAAAGCTCTTAAAATTACTGATACCCTATTATCTCTACAACATCCACCAACATATACAGTTGGCAAAAGGGAAACAGTTCATAATCTTCTCATTCCTGATTCAGAGCTCAAATCCATTGGGGCAGAACTTCACAATACACAAAGAGGAGGTGACATTACTTTTCACGGTCCTCATCAAGCAATCTTATATCCTATTGTTTCGTTGAGAGATATTGGTTTGGGGGCTAGAAAGTATGTTGAGAAGCTTGAGCTAACCATGATTGAATTGGCATCTGTGTATGGCGTGAAAGCACAAGTTGGACAAAGATGCGAAACTGGGGTTTGGGTTAAGGACAGAAAGATTGGCGCCATTGGAGTTAGAATCTCATCTGGGATCACATCTCATGGATTAGCATTCAACATGGATCCTGATTTAAACTACTTTAAGCATATTGTGCCTTGTGGGATTGTAGATAAAGATGTTACGTCTTTGAAAAAAGAGGCAGATGTAGAGCTTCCTGCTGAAGAAGTTATACAGGAAGAGTTGATCGCTTGTTTTGTAAGAATATTTGGTTACAATGATGTCATTTTGAAAGATAGAGAGGTTGCTTCCAATTGA